The Heyndrickxia vini genome contains a region encoding:
- the acnA gene encoding aconitate hydratase AcnA has protein sequence MAKNDVFNARTSFDLEGKRYHYYRLAALEEAGIAKVSRLPYSVKVLLESVIRQLDGRVITKEHVENLAKWGSEEVKDAEVPFKPSRVILQDFTGVPAVVDLASLRKAMADLGGNPDKINPEIPVDLVIDHSVQVDKYGTPDALKANMDFEFERNAERYQFLSWATKAFDNYRAVPPATGIVHQVNLEYLASVVHAIETTEGDFETFPDTLVGTDSHTTMINGIGVLGWGVGGIEAEAGMLGQPSYFPIPEVIGVKLTGELPNGATATDLALKVTQVLRQKGVVGKFVEFFGPGVAVLPLADRATIANMAPEYGATCGFFPVDAESLAYLRLTGRPEEHIKLVEKYLQENNMFFTPENEEPVYTDVVEINLSEIEANLSGPKRPQDLIPLSKMQKAFQDALTAPVGNQGFGLKESEIEKEAVVTFTNGDQSTMKTGAVAIAAITSCTNTSNPYVMLGAGLVAKKAVEKGLEVPKYVKTSLAPGSKVVTGYLRDSGLLGYLDQLGFNLVGYGCTTCIGNSGPLKDEIEKSIAENDLLVTSVLSGNRNFEGRIHPLVKANYLASPPLVVAYALAGTVNIDLVNDPIGKDKDGNDVFMKDIWPTTEEVNEAVKQSVTPELFRKEYENVFADNERWNEIKTSNEPLYTWDEESTYIANPPFFENLSPNPDEVKPLTGMRVVGKFGDSVTTDHISPAGAIGKDTPAGKYLREKGVEPREFNSYGSRRGNHEVMMRGTFANIRIRNQIAPGTEGGYSTYWPTNEVTSMYDACMKYKEEGTGLVVLAGKDYGMGSSRDWAAKGTNLLGIKTVIAESFERIHRSNLVLMGVLPLQFKNGENADTLGLTGKETIDVQIDESVKPRDILTVTATDEAGNKKQFEVLVRFDSDVEIDYYRHGGILQMVLRDKLQA, from the coding sequence GTGGCTAAAAATGATGTTTTTAACGCACGTACTTCTTTTGACTTAGAAGGCAAACGTTATCATTATTATCGTCTTGCGGCTCTTGAAGAAGCTGGTATTGCGAAAGTTTCTCGCTTACCATATTCCGTAAAAGTATTATTAGAATCTGTAATTCGCCAACTGGATGGCCGTGTAATTACAAAAGAACATGTTGAAAATTTAGCAAAATGGGGATCTGAAGAAGTAAAAGATGCAGAAGTACCGTTCAAACCTTCTCGTGTTATTCTTCAAGATTTCACTGGAGTTCCGGCAGTCGTTGATCTTGCGTCTTTACGTAAAGCAATGGCTGATTTAGGTGGAAATCCAGATAAAATTAATCCGGAAATCCCAGTAGACCTTGTTATTGACCACTCTGTACAAGTTGATAAATATGGTACTCCTGATGCGTTAAAAGCAAATATGGATTTCGAATTTGAACGTAACGCTGAGCGTTATCAATTCCTAAGCTGGGCAACTAAAGCGTTCGATAACTATCGTGCGGTTCCGCCAGCAACAGGTATCGTTCACCAAGTTAACTTAGAGTATTTAGCTAGTGTTGTTCATGCAATTGAAACAACTGAAGGTGATTTTGAAACATTCCCTGATACTTTAGTAGGTACTGACTCTCATACAACTATGATTAACGGTATCGGTGTACTCGGTTGGGGTGTTGGTGGTATTGAAGCGGAAGCAGGAATGCTCGGACAACCTTCATACTTCCCAATTCCAGAAGTAATCGGTGTAAAATTAACTGGTGAACTTCCAAACGGTGCTACTGCTACTGACTTAGCTTTAAAAGTAACACAAGTACTTCGCCAAAAAGGTGTAGTCGGTAAATTTGTTGAGTTCTTCGGTCCTGGTGTCGCTGTATTACCGCTTGCAGACCGTGCAACTATTGCTAATATGGCTCCTGAATACGGTGCTACTTGTGGTTTCTTCCCAGTTGATGCTGAAAGCTTGGCATACTTACGTTTAACTGGACGTCCGGAAGAACACATCAAACTTGTTGAAAAATATTTACAAGAAAACAATATGTTCTTTACTCCAGAAAACGAAGAACCAGTTTATACAGATGTTGTTGAAATCAACTTATCTGAAATCGAAGCGAATCTTTCAGGTCCAAAACGTCCGCAAGACTTGATTCCATTGTCTAAAATGCAAAAAGCATTCCAAGATGCATTAACTGCACCTGTTGGAAATCAAGGTTTTGGACTAAAAGAATCTGAAATCGAAAAAGAAGCAGTAGTTACATTTACTAATGGTGATCAATCAACAATGAAAACTGGTGCTGTTGCTATTGCTGCAATTACAAGCTGTACGAATACTTCTAACCCATATGTTATGTTAGGAGCAGGCTTAGTTGCGAAAAAAGCGGTAGAAAAAGGCTTAGAAGTTCCTAAATATGTTAAAACTTCTCTAGCACCTGGTTCTAAAGTTGTTACTGGTTATTTAAGAGATTCTGGTTTACTAGGATACTTAGATCAACTTGGATTTAACCTTGTTGGATATGGCTGTACGACATGTATCGGTAACTCTGGACCTCTTAAGGATGAAATTGAAAAATCAATCGCTGAAAACGATCTTCTTGTTACTTCAGTTCTTTCTGGTAACCGTAACTTTGAAGGCCGTATTCACCCACTTGTTAAAGCTAACTATTTAGCATCACCACCGCTTGTTGTGGCATATGCATTAGCTGGAACAGTAAATATTGACCTTGTAAACGATCCAATCGGAAAAGACAAAGATGGCAATGATGTATTCATGAAAGACATCTGGCCAACAACTGAAGAAGTAAATGAAGCGGTTAAACAAAGCGTAACACCTGAATTATTCCGTAAAGAATATGAAAATGTGTTTGCTGACAATGAACGCTGGAACGAAATTAAAACAAGCAATGAACCATTGTACACATGGGATGAAGAGTCAACTTATATTGCGAATCCACCATTCTTTGAAAACCTTTCACCAAACCCAGATGAAGTAAAACCTTTGACTGGTATGCGTGTAGTCGGTAAATTTGGTGATTCGGTAACTACTGACCATATCTCACCAGCTGGTGCAATTGGTAAAGATACACCTGCAGGCAAATACTTGCGTGAAAAAGGTGTTGAACCACGTGAATTTAACTCTTATGGTTCACGTCGTGGTAACCACGAAGTTATGATGCGTGGTACATTTGCGAATATCCGTATTCGTAACCAAATTGCTCCTGGTACTGAAGGTGGTTACTCCACTTACTGGCCAACCAATGAAGTTACTTCCATGTATGATGCATGTATGAAATACAAGGAAGAAGGAACCGGCCTTGTTGTTCTTGCCGGAAAAGATTACGGTATGGGATCATCTCGTGACTGGGCAGCTAAAGGAACAAATCTCCTTGGCATTAAAACAGTTATCGCTGAAAGTTTCGAACGTATTCACCGCTCTAACCTTGTATTGATGGGTGTTCTTCCACTTCAATTCAAAAATGGTGAAAATGCCGATACTCTTGGTTTAACAGGAAAAGAAACAATCGATGTTCAAATCGACGAATCTGTAAAACCACGCGATATTTTAACTGTTACAGCTACAGACGAAGCAGGAAACAAGAAACAATTTGAGGTATTAGTACGTTTCGACTCAGATGTTGAAATTGATTACTATCGTCATGGTGGTATCCTTCAAATGGTACTTCGCGATAAACTTCAAGCATAA
- a CDS encoding CBO0543 family protein, with translation MDFNEGIRQSEKGTQQIIKGDATISDAVVHDFLFTWQWWFGIALFIIPWIVWFIFRKKESTGRLLAAGFSAIILSLIIDLITDSLGVWTYPMKFSPIAPKLILPYHFSLTPVVLMFFLQIKPHVSPLLKAVIFSFLGAFIVMKFFVYIKFYDPKEWPSIFDFGIFLIIYGIGYFICNKLKFDTVSIQSNKK, from the coding sequence GTGGATTTTAATGAAGGCATAAGACAGTCTGAAAAGGGGACTCAACAAATTATTAAAGGCGATGCCACTATATCTGATGCTGTTGTACATGATTTTCTTTTTACTTGGCAATGGTGGTTCGGAATTGCTCTATTTATTATCCCATGGATAGTTTGGTTTATCTTTAGAAAAAAGGAAAGTACTGGACGTCTGTTAGCCGCGGGCTTTTCTGCCATTATTCTTTCATTAATTATCGATTTAATCACAGATTCTCTTGGAGTATGGACTTACCCAATGAAATTTTCCCCGATTGCACCTAAGTTAATTTTGCCTTACCACTTTTCATTAACACCTGTTGTTTTGATGTTTTTCCTTCAAATAAAGCCACATGTTAGCCCGTTGTTAAAAGCAGTGATTTTTTCTTTTCTAGGTGCTTTTATTGTTATGAAGTTTTTTGTTTACATAAAGTTCTATGATCCAAAAGAGTGGCCGTCCATTTTCGATTTTGGTATATTTCTAATTATTTATGGTATCGGTTATTTCATTTGCAACAAACTAAAATTTGACACCGTTTCTATACAATCAAATAAAAAGTAA
- a CDS encoding YitT family protein — MNRILTIIIGSLIVSVAYNFFLIPHEILSSGLSGIAIMLGLITPINTGILNFVLNLPLLILGVFKLGKRFIFYTILSVIVISAGLYVVPIKQVSTEPILSSLFGGVLTGLGIGLIFRVSGSSGGFDILAMLLNKKKDFPLGAILSAMNAVVVLISGFIFSWDAALNTMVAIFATGKVVDTIHTKHIKLTLMIVTNKGKEMKEKLLSSVYRGITLIDGEGAYSGENRKILMTVITRYQLTDVKTLIKDTDPDAFVNITETTEVMGSFHRN; from the coding sequence ATGAATAGAATACTTACTATTATCATCGGGTCATTAATCGTAAGTGTGGCCTATAATTTTTTTCTTATTCCACATGAAATCCTTAGTAGTGGACTAAGTGGGATTGCTATTATGTTAGGATTAATAACTCCAATCAATACTGGAATATTAAATTTTGTACTTAATCTTCCGTTACTTATTCTAGGAGTTTTTAAACTTGGCAAACGTTTTATTTTCTACACTATTCTCTCAGTCATTGTTATCTCCGCAGGATTATATGTTGTTCCGATTAAGCAGGTTTCTACAGAACCTATTTTATCTTCTTTATTTGGTGGAGTTTTAACGGGACTTGGAATCGGACTGATCTTTCGTGTTTCTGGTTCTTCTGGCGGTTTTGATATATTAGCGATGTTATTAAACAAAAAAAAGGATTTTCCATTAGGTGCTATATTGTCGGCGATGAATGCAGTTGTCGTACTAATCTCCGGATTTATTTTTAGCTGGGATGCTGCACTAAATACAATGGTTGCAATTTTTGCAACTGGAAAAGTAGTAGATACGATTCATACAAAACATATTAAATTGACATTAATGATTGTTACTAATAAAGGGAAAGAAATGAAAGAAAAGCTCCTTTCAAGTGTATATCGTGGAATTACATTAATTGATGGGGAAGGAGCATATTCGGGAGAGAATCGAAAAATATTAATGACAGTCATTACTCGATACCAATTAACAGATGTTAAGACATTGATAAAAGATACTGATCCAGATGCATTTGTAAATATCACTGAAACAACTGAGGTCATGGGTTCCTTTCATCGAAACTGA
- the sspO gene encoding small acid-soluble spore protein O, translating to MVKRKANHIIPGMNAAKAQGKGTGYNEEMSNEPLTEKQKQNNKKRKKNQ from the coding sequence ATGGTAAAAAGAAAAGCAAATCACATTATCCCGGGTATGAATGCTGCAAAAGCACAAGGAAAAGGAACGGGATACAATGAGGAAATGTCAAATGAACCTTTAACTGAGAAACAAAAACAAAACAATAAAAAACGTAAGAAAAACCAATAA
- a CDS encoding small acid-soluble spore protein P, which yields MANKNDTKARKTSSGQPEPLSGSKKVKNRNHTRQKHNQGHDM from the coding sequence ATGGCAAATAAGAACGATACGAAAGCAAGAAAAACTTCTTCAGGGCAACCAGAACCATTAAGTGGATCAAAAAAAGTTAAAAATCGAAATCACACACGACAAAAACATAATCAAGGGCATGATATGTAA
- a CDS encoding GlsB/YeaQ/YmgE family stress response membrane protein, with the protein MSFIFYLIVGGIIGWIAGLILGRDIPGGIIGNIIAGIIGAWLGGALLGDFGPTIAGIALIPALIGAVIVVFIVSLILRSIRK; encoded by the coding sequence ATGAGTTTTATTTTTTATTTAATTGTTGGTGGAATTATCGGATGGATAGCTGGATTAATTTTAGGAAGAGATATACCTGGTGGTATTATTGGAAATATTATCGCAGGAATAATCGGGGCTTGGCTTGGTGGCGCACTGCTAGGTGACTTTGGACCAACCATTGCCGGAATTGCGTTAATTCCTGCATTAATCGGTGCGGTTATTGTTGTTTTCATTGTAAGTTTAATCCTAAGAAGTATAAGGAAATAA
- a CDS encoding lytic transglycosylase domain-containing protein yields the protein MKQKKGKKYKKSRIKKQSPFIILLIPIILLSVYSAINHDKEKPKKIEIEGYLIPEKFIPIYKAAEKKYGVPWYVLAAHHRVETRFSTMNPMISPVGAEGPMQFMPCTFVGWRHPSCEGNGKGKISKTEKEDPKMIKKYGGYGVDANGDGKADVWNNEDAIFSAANYLSKNGAANGKLRKAIFSYNHSEQYVEDVMHYITLYKKAY from the coding sequence ATGAAACAAAAGAAAGGTAAAAAATATAAAAAAAGTAGGATAAAAAAACAATCACCATTCATTATATTACTTATTCCAATTATTTTATTATCAGTCTATAGTGCGATAAATCATGACAAGGAAAAACCAAAAAAAATAGAAATTGAAGGATATTTGATTCCTGAAAAATTTATTCCAATATATAAAGCAGCGGAAAAAAAATATGGAGTTCCATGGTATGTTCTAGCAGCACATCATAGAGTCGAAACAAGATTTTCAACAATGAATCCAATGATTTCTCCTGTAGGTGCAGAAGGACCTATGCAATTTATGCCATGTACATTTGTTGGATGGAGACACCCTTCTTGTGAGGGAAACGGCAAAGGCAAAATTTCAAAAACTGAAAAAGAAGATCCAAAAATGATTAAAAAATATGGGGGATATGGTGTCGATGCTAACGGTGACGGAAAAGCGGACGTATGGAATAACGAAGATGCAATCTTTAGTGCAGCAAATTATTTATCCAAAAATGGAGCGGCAAATGGAAAATTAAGAAAAGCAATTTTTTCATACAATCATAGTGAACAATATGTAGAGGATGTTATGCATTATATTACCCTTTATAAAAAAGCGTATTAA
- a CDS encoding DUF1641 domain-containing protein: MGKPVINDKVRRNSHELSDKELLNHKEDLYEFIEIIKILKEKNILPVITTIFTKKDTNDSSEIGKITNGIKKGLESSMASLNNGKELNTFQLMKLMKDPEINRAITFLLAFFKGMGKSL, from the coding sequence ATGGGAAAACCAGTTATCAATGATAAGGTAAGACGGAATTCTCATGAACTGTCAGATAAAGAACTTTTAAATCACAAAGAAGATCTTTATGAGTTTATTGAAATAATCAAAATTCTAAAGGAAAAGAATATCCTCCCCGTAATCACAACCATATTTACCAAAAAAGATACTAATGATTCATCTGAAATTGGAAAGATTACCAATGGGATCAAAAAAGGTTTAGAATCCAGTATGGCGTCATTAAATAACGGAAAAGAACTTAATACTTTTCAATTGATGAAGTTAATGAAAGATCCGGAAATTAATCGTGCAATAACCTTTTTACTGGCATTTTTCAAAGGAATGGGTAAAAGTTTATAA
- a CDS encoding GbsR/MarR family transcriptional regulator, which produces MGCEDTLEGKEQLDKARERVIEAIAQNMHLYGVTPSIGRLYGMMFFHDEPLTLDEMKEELGMSKTSMSTSVRTLLDLKMVDKVWKKGSRKDLYSIEGDWYQNFIDLFSIKWRNAISMNKHAIEKSHKELFEMLNNESLDDKLRVMITSDLEKLQNTLHYYDWLNRLVDKFESEEIFDFVPKYEVKKDLGKS; this is translated from the coding sequence ATGGGGTGTGAAGATACATTGGAAGGTAAGGAACAACTAGACAAAGCTCGGGAGCGAGTGATTGAAGCAATTGCCCAAAATATGCATTTATATGGTGTAACACCTTCAATTGGCAGGTTATACGGGATGATGTTTTTTCATGATGAACCTTTAACACTTGATGAAATGAAAGAAGAACTAGGGATGAGCAAGACTAGTATGAGTACATCTGTAAGAACACTCTTGGATTTGAAAATGGTCGACAAAGTGTGGAAAAAGGGAAGTAGAAAGGATTTATATTCGATAGAAGGGGACTGGTATCAAAATTTTATTGATTTATTTTCAATTAAATGGAGAAACGCCATTTCAATGAATAAACATGCAATAGAAAAGTCACATAAAGAACTTTTTGAAATGCTTAATAATGAAAGCTTAGATGATAAATTGCGGGTAATGATAACTAGTGATTTAGAAAAGCTTCAAAATACATTACACTATTATGATTGGCTCAATCGCTTAGTCGATAAATTTGAAAGTGAAGAAATTTTTGATTTTGTCCCTAAATATGAAGTGAAAAAAGATCTAGGAAAATCCTAG
- a CDS encoding quaternary amine ABC transporter ATP-binding protein, with amino-acid sequence MTSDNPKIKIDVKNVTKIFGKHPKKALQFLSEGKTKQEILKATGAIVGVNQANFQVFDGEIFVIMGLSGSGKSTLVRLLNRLIEPTSGEILLDNENVTQMNKEQLRSIRRKKISMVFQKFALLPHRTILQNTEYGLEIQGVEKSKRKITAMESLKLVGLEGYEHQYPDQLSGGMQQRVGLARALANNPDILLMDEAFSALDPLIRKDMQDELLELHNTVGKTIVFITHDLDEALRIGDRIALMKDGSIVQIGAPEEILMNPSNEYVERFVEDVDFSKVLTAGHIMKRAETVQIEKGPRVALTLMKNLGISSIYVVDKKNRLLGAVTAQIAREAVEMGKSLHEVLNQNITTVPKETLLMDMFEMVSTAQIPIAVVDEQERMKGIVIKGALIGALAGNDSYIHSSETIDSSLREVN; translated from the coding sequence ATGACTAGTGATAACCCAAAAATAAAAATTGATGTAAAAAATGTGACAAAGATTTTCGGTAAACATCCGAAAAAAGCTTTGCAATTTTTATCAGAAGGAAAAACGAAACAAGAAATTTTAAAGGCGACTGGAGCTATAGTTGGTGTAAATCAAGCTAACTTCCAAGTTTTTGATGGTGAAATATTTGTCATTATGGGTCTTTCTGGTAGTGGTAAATCAACCTTAGTTCGTTTATTAAATCGATTGATTGAACCAACATCAGGAGAAATATTACTCGATAATGAAAATGTGACGCAAATGAATAAAGAACAATTACGTTCTATTCGCCGCAAAAAAATAAGTATGGTTTTTCAAAAATTTGCTCTCCTTCCCCATCGTACAATTCTTCAAAATACTGAATATGGTTTAGAGATTCAAGGAGTAGAAAAATCAAAAAGAAAAATAACTGCAATGGAATCACTAAAGCTGGTCGGTTTAGAGGGCTATGAACATCAATATCCCGATCAATTGAGCGGTGGAATGCAGCAACGTGTAGGTCTTGCAAGAGCTTTGGCAAATAACCCAGATATTTTATTAATGGATGAAGCGTTCAGCGCATTAGATCCGTTAATCAGAAAAGATATGCAGGATGAATTACTTGAACTGCACAATACTGTTGGAAAAACGATAGTTTTTATTACACATGATTTAGATGAAGCCCTTCGAATCGGTGATCGAATTGCACTCATGAAGGATGGATCCATTGTACAAATAGGAGCACCTGAGGAAATTTTAATGAATCCTTCAAATGAATATGTGGAACGCTTCGTGGAAGATGTAGATTTTTCCAAAGTGTTAACAGCTGGGCACATTATGAAACGGGCAGAAACCGTACAAATTGAAAAAGGACCAAGAGTCGCCTTAACACTTATGAAAAATCTAGGAATCTCTTCGATTTATGTAGTCGATAAAAAAAATCGATTATTAGGTGCAGTTACCGCTCAAATAGCTCGTGAAGCCGTTGAAATGGGAAAATCTTTACATGAAGTACTCAATCAAAACATTACTACTGTTCCAAAAGAAACCTTGTTAATGGATATGTTCGAAATGGTTTCAACAGCTCAGATACCTATTGCAGTTGTAGATGAACAGGAACGTATGAAAGGAATTGTCATAAAAGGTGCCCTTATTGGTGCACTTGCAGGAAATGACTCATATATTCATTCATCAGAAACAATTGATTCATCTTTAAGGGAGGTGAATTAA
- a CDS encoding ABC transporter permease: MNEWIPKIPLANWIDQFVDWLTSKFGSVFDGLATGLESIVNGIVSGLGFIPPILLAIIISLVAWWLTKKSIAIFSLIGFLLIDYLGYWNAMLDTLALVLTSVIISVVVGIPIGIWASQKDTVRKIVTPILDFMQTMPAFVYLLPAIFFFNIGVVPGVVASVIFAMPPTIRLTILGIKQVPEDIIEATESFGSTTGQKLLKVQLPLATPTIMAGINQSIMLALSMVVIASMVGAPGLGEEVYRAVTQLKTGVGVEAGLAIVIVAIVLDRITQNVGKKNQRGNL; this comes from the coding sequence ATGAATGAATGGATTCCCAAAATCCCTTTAGCTAATTGGATTGATCAGTTCGTGGATTGGCTAACTTCAAAATTTGGTAGTGTTTTTGACGGTCTAGCAACTGGATTAGAAAGTATTGTGAACGGAATTGTTTCCGGCCTTGGCTTCATTCCTCCTATCCTACTTGCTATAATAATTAGTTTAGTTGCCTGGTGGTTAACCAAAAAAAGTATTGCCATATTTTCTTTAATTGGTTTCCTCCTTATCGATTATTTAGGATATTGGAATGCAATGCTTGATACATTGGCTCTTGTTTTAACATCGGTAATTATCTCAGTAGTCGTTGGAATTCCAATTGGAATATGGGCTTCTCAAAAGGATACAGTGCGGAAAATTGTTACTCCTATCCTTGATTTCATGCAAACTATGCCGGCCTTCGTATATCTACTTCCAGCTATTTTCTTCTTTAATATTGGTGTCGTTCCTGGGGTCGTTGCATCTGTCATTTTCGCAATGCCGCCAACTATTCGTTTAACAATATTAGGAATTAAACAGGTTCCAGAAGACATTATTGAAGCAACCGAAAGTTTTGGATCTACTACCGGTCAGAAATTACTAAAAGTACAACTACCACTTGCCACACCTACAATTATGGCAGGAATAAATCAAAGTATTATGCTTGCTCTTTCTATGGTAGTAATCGCATCCATGGTCGGTGCACCTGGTTTGGGTGAAGAAGTCTATCGTGCTGTTACACAATTAAAAACAGGTGTTGGTGTTGAAGCTGGATTAGCGATTGTTATCGTGGCAATTGTTTTAGATCGAATTACACAAAATGTGGGCAAGAAAAATCAGAGGGGGAATTTGTAA
- a CDS encoding glycine betaine ABC transporter substrate-binding protein — translation MWKKILGIGAVAALTIGLTACGSDKANSDKNSSVGDRVNYKITGIDPGAGIMTATENALKDYKLDDWELVTGSSAAMTAALKKAYDKKEPIIITGWNPHWMFAKYDLKYLKDPKGVYGEAEEIHTIGRKGLKDDHPTAYKVLSQFKWSEDDMGAVMLDVQEGTKPEEAAAKWVKNNKEKVAEWTNGAEKVNGENIKLAYVAWDSEIASTNVIGKVLEDLGYKVTLTQVEAGPMWTAIADGSADASLAAWLPLTHKTYAEKFKGKYEDIGTSMTGVKIGLTVPKYMDIDSIEDLK, via the coding sequence ATGTGGAAAAAAATTTTAGGTATTGGCGCTGTGGCGGCATTAACAATTGGACTAACGGCATGTGGCAGTGATAAAGCAAACTCTGATAAGAATTCTTCTGTCGGTGATCGTGTAAATTATAAAATTACAGGTATTGATCCTGGAGCAGGTATCATGACAGCTACTGAAAATGCATTAAAGGATTACAAACTTGATGATTGGGAATTAGTGACTGGTTCAAGTGCAGCGATGACTGCCGCATTAAAAAAAGCATATGATAAAAAGGAGCCAATCATCATTACAGGCTGGAATCCTCACTGGATGTTTGCAAAATATGATCTGAAATATCTTAAGGATCCGAAAGGTGTATATGGTGAAGCGGAAGAAATCCATACAATTGGACGAAAAGGATTAAAGGATGATCATCCAACAGCATATAAAGTACTAAGTCAATTTAAATGGTCTGAAGATGATATGGGTGCAGTTATGCTGGATGTTCAAGAAGGAACAAAACCTGAAGAAGCTGCTGCTAAATGGGTAAAAAATAACAAAGAGAAAGTTGCAGAATGGACAAATGGCGCTGAAAAAGTAAATGGTGAAAACATTAAACTTGCATATGTCGCATGGGATAGTGAAATTGCCAGTACTAATGTGATAGGAAAAGTACTAGAAGATTTAGGCTATAAAGTCACGCTTACACAAGTGGAGGCTGGACCGATGTGGACTGCTATCGCTGACGGAAGTGCCGATGCATCACTTGCAGCATGGTTACCTTTAACTCATAAAACATATGCGGAAAAATTCAAAGGAAAATATGAAGATATCGGAACAAGCATGACTGGTGTGAAAATTGGTTTAACCGTTCCTAAATACATGGATATTGATTCTATTGAAGATTTAAAATAA
- a CDS encoding small, acid-soluble spore protein, alpha/beta type, with amino-acid sequence MSRRRKSLVPEARSALDVFKGKVMAEKGYTVDPNKPNNVKYEVAKEQGVPLKEGYNGQLTSEQAGKVGGPIGGNMVKEMIRMAQEQLSKKK; translated from the coding sequence ATGTCTAGAAGAAGGAAATCGCTCGTTCCTGAAGCAAGAAGTGCCTTAGATGTATTTAAAGGGAAAGTCATGGCTGAAAAAGGATACACAGTGGACCCTAATAAACCGAATAATGTGAAATATGAAGTAGCTAAAGAACAAGGTGTACCTCTAAAAGAAGGTTATAACGGTCAGTTAACATCGGAGCAGGCAGGAAAAGTCGGTGGTCCAATTGGTGGCAACATGGTTAAGGAAATGATTCGTATGGCGCAAGAGCAGCTTAGCAAAAAAAAATAA